One Fusarium falciforme chromosome 1, complete sequence genomic window carries:
- a CDS encoding FAD-binding-3 domain-containing protein has translation MSTNTFKVIVVGGGPSGLTAAHALHLAGIDFAVLERRENVVEDVGASLVLAPPSLRVMHQFGILEELLAIGREVEFGKSFDLEGREFKNSTKVQLLRKNHGSCPVAFHRAQLIQVLYDRLPTEAKEKVHLRKKVSSIDPNESGATVTCADGSVYQGSVVIGADGVHSKTRHLMRQLALKDDPSRDWEPEEPFASSYKCMWVSFMRPSEESGQNYDTQHQNKSAMYISGRERSWIFLYEKLPEPTTNRTSYSQKDIEEFSEGFMYFPLTGTLKVKDLWDKRLTAGMANLEEGVAEHWSWNRIVLVGDACHKFTPNAGLGLNNGIQDVVMLCNSLRKAVCDSSDGPSHSVLKEIFDEYQKVRTQALQSDASRSAGMTRMHAWENTKYYLLSRYIMSSPLVEHLLINFLGARGMREALVLDYVPCKEPMRGKVPWRHAMPEPVKSG, from the exons ATGAGCACCAACACATTCAAAGTTATCGTCGTTGGCGGTGGGCCTTCTGGTCTGACTGCCGCTCATGCCCTACACCTAGCCGGCATCGACTTTGCCGTTctagagagaagagaaaacgTTGTCGAGGATGTCGGCGCAAGTTTGGTGTTGGCACCCCCGAGTCTACGAGTCATGCACCAATTCGGTATCCTTGAAGAGCTGTTGGCCATCGGGAGGGAGGTTGAGTTTGGCAAGTCGTTTGATCTGGAAGGGCGGGAATTCAAGAATAGCACCAAGGTTCAGCTTTTGCGCAAAAA CCACGGCTCTTGTCCTGTCGCCTTTCACCGAGCTCAGCTTATCCAGGTTCTCTACGATCGCCTCCCCACAGAGGCCAAGGAAAAGGTCCACCTGAGGAAAAAGGTCTCTAGCATCGATCCCAATGAAAGTGGAGCCACTGTTACATGCGCCGATGGCAGCGTGTACCAAGGTTCCGTTGTGATCGGAGCTGATGGCGTACACAGCAAAACCCGCCACCTGATGCGCCAGCTTGCCTTGAAAGATGACCCTTCTCGGGACTGGGAACCCGAGGAGCCGTTTGCCTCGTCGTACAAGTGCATGTGGGTAAGCTTCATGCGACCCTCGGAAGAAAGCGGCCAGAATTACGACACCCAACATCAAAACAAGAGTGCCATGTACATATCAGGTCGCGAGCGAAGCTGGATCTTCCTTTACGAAAAACTCCCGGAGCCAACGACCAACAGGACTTCGTACTCTCAGAAAGACATTGAGGAATTCTCTGAGGGGTTCATGTACTTTCCGCTGACCGGGACACTCAAGGTCAAAGACCTGTGGGACAAGAGACTTACGGCTGGCATGGCGAATCTGGAAGAAGGAGTTGCTGAGCATTGGAGTTGGAACCGGATTGTGCTCGTGGGTGATGCTTGTCACAAGTTTACGCCCAACGCTGGCCTGGGTTTGAACAACGGTATCCAAGATGTGGTGATGCTATGCAACAGCTTGCGGAAGGCCGTGTGTGATAGCTCCGATGGACCAAGCCACAGTGTTCTGAAAGAGATATTCGACGAGTATCAAAAGGTCCGGACACAGGCGCTTCAGTCTGATGCGTCTCGTTCAGCTGGCATGACGCGTATGCATGCATGGGAGAACACGAAGTACTACCTCCTGTCGAGGTATATCATGTCGTCGCCGCTGGTTGAACACCTCTTGATCAACTTTCTTGGAGCAAGAGGGATGCGTGAGGCGCTCGTATTGGACTATGTCCCGTGCAAGGAGCCCATGCGAGGAAAAGTGCCCTGGAGACATGCGATGCCTGAACCTGTCAAGAGCGGTTAA
- a CDS encoding MFS domain-containing protein, with protein sequence MAQTRDNEVIAVSVEEPSSQFNFKTAKRGGKHHEILDAAPMVNYEADRETALTALTAEEEKRLIRRVDWRLVPLLCLLYLMKKIDENNASNARIMNKGTDANILTELGITSDQYSLITILYTVPYILAEVPSNLVLKWIRPSRWQSRIMISWGIVTACTAAVSNLGGLYAVRFMLGLTEAGMFPGVILHLTYWYRPDEIAVRLVWIFTIGNISGIISGLLAYGFHEMSGAAGVSGWRWLFIIEGIVTILLAFVIWFRLPDFPGTSEWLTPKERAFLQARLPVASPRSSEKDFDMREVIKTLRDKRLWLFTLSWALQTCGASGVKFYQPSIIANMGFSSIATAQILNIPMSVLTITIIVTAGYVSDRAKFPLPLFPITSTIIVIASYGILVAYPNDIAVYIGMLIGNSFSIAWFPMMWSWRSQTVSGATGSAFAIGFVNSYGQIGDAVGPQMFQDKYEPRYRLPFALAMSLIAACGLTNSYTWWVTRQTERDTRRHKRARLEAKRNNEAILDDITDHDLDGSHRD encoded by the exons ATGGCACAAACCAGGGACAACGAAGTGATTGCCGTGTCCGTGGAGGAGCCATCATCGCAATTCAACTTCAAAACCGCCAAGCGAGGTGGCAAGCACCATGAGATCCTCGACGCTGCTCCTATGGTCAACTACGAGGCCGACCGTGAGACGGCCCTCACTGCGCtcactgccgaggaggaaaagcGTCTCATCCGCAGGGTCGACTGGCGCCTGGTCCCTCTTCTCTGCTTGCTCTATCTTATGAAGAAGATTGACGAGAACAAT GCCTCAAACGCCCGGATCATGAACAAAGGCACCGATGCGAATATCTTGACCGAGCTAGGTATTACCAGTGACCAGTACAGCCTGATCACCATCCTGTATACT GTCCCTTATATCCTAGCTGAAGTTCCGTCAAATTTGGTCCTGAAGTGGATCAGGCCCTCCCGTTGGCAATCCCGAATCATGATCAGCTG GGGCATTGTGACAGCCTGCACGGCTGCAGTCTCGAATCTTGGCGGCTTGTACGCCGTGCGCTTCATGTTGGGCTTGACTGAAGCTGGAATGTTCCCGGGCGTCATCCTCCATCTAACGTACTGGTACCGCCCTGACGAGATTGCGGTCAGGCTCGTCTGGATCT TTACCATCGGCAACATTAGCGGCATCATCAGCGGTCTTCTTGCCTACGGTTTCCATGAAATGTCGGGTGCTGCGGGCGTATCTGGTTGGCGATG GCTTTTCATCATTGAGGGCATTGTCACTATCCTACTTGCATTCGTCATCTGGTTCCGCCTGCCTGATT TTCCCGGCACATCAGAGTGGCTCACTCCCAAAGAGCGCGCCTTTCTCCAGGCACGCCTGCCCGTGGCCTCACCCAGATCTTCTGAGAAGGACTTTGATATGAGGGAGGTTATCAAGACGCTCCGCGATAAGaggctctggctcttcaCCCTCAGCTGGGCGCTACAGACTTGTGGTGCCAGTGGCGTCAAGTTCTACCAGCCgtccatcatcgccaacatgGGCTTCAGCAGCATCGCAACCGCCCAGATCCTCAATATCCCCATGTCCGTCTTGACCATTaccatcatcgtcactgCTGGCTACGTTTCAGACAGAGCCAAGTTCCCGCTACCGCTCTTCCCCATCACTAGTACCATCATTGTCATCGCTTCTTACGGCATCCTAGTCGCATACCCTAACGACATTGCCGTCTATATCG GAATGTTGATCGGAAATAGCTTTAGCATTGCCTGGTTCCCG ATGATGTGGTCGTGGCGTTCCCAGACTGTTAGCGGAGCTACTGGCTCAGCGTTTGCCATTGGCTTTGTCAATAGCTATGGGCAGATTGGAGATGCCGTTGGACCTCAGATGTTCCAAGACAAGTACGAGCCACGATACCGGTTACCTTTTGCCCTAGCAATGTCTCTCATCGCTGCTTGTGGCCTCACTAATAGCTACACGTGGTGGGTCACCCGCCAGACTGAGCGAGATACCCGCAGGCATAAACGTGCAAGACTGGAAGCCAAACGCAACAACGAGGCTATTCTGGACGATATCACCGATCATGATCTCGATGGTAGTCACAGGGACTAG
- a CDS encoding AA-permease domain-containing protein → MNADEEKHPKADFADVGSLQHGDTDNMGHLHRRLNNRQIQLIAAGGSIGTALFISIGGGLAKGGPGSLLIAYTIYSLVLALVNNSVAEMNTYMPVAGGFVRLAGYWVDDALGFVAGWNFFLYEALLIPFEITALTFVISFWSTNVTNPGPTAGICAAVIVCYGLLNILAVRFYGEAEFWLSGGKLILIFILFAFTFVTMCGGNPQHDAYGFRHFSNPGSFATYLSGGDKGRFEGFLAALWSASFTVVGPEYISMVSAEAQRPTYYIKSAFKTVYYRFCIFFIVGALAIGVVCAYNDPALVEIYFGSGGSGNAAASPYVIAMTNLGVKGLPHLVNFLILTSIFSAGNTYTYCATRALYSLALEGRAPRFLRYCNKAGVPVYCFFVVMCFPFLSFLQVGSDSAKVLGWFVSIITGGGLITFVIMSITYINYHKACVAQGVDRKTERPYYGYFQPYGAYIALVIQFVILLTYGYYAFRPKFDVEVFFQNYSMQILAVLLYAGWKLFKRTRYIKPSEVDLVWERPQIDAYENSFTEPPVGFWTEMIQIVGFRRNKKTSEA, encoded by the exons ATGAACgcagacgaggagaagcacCCTAAGGCCGACTTTGCCGACGTCGGCAGCCTTCAGCATGGCGACACGGACAACATGGGCCATCTCCACCGGCGCCTCAACAACCGTCAGATCCAGCTCATCGCCGCCGGTGGTTCCATCGGCACGgccctcttcatctccatcggAGGTGGCCTAGCCAAGGGCGGCCCCGGCAGCCTCTTGATCGCCTATACCATCTACTcgctcgtcctcgccctcgtcaatAACTCGGTCGCCGAGATGAACACATACATGCCCGTCGCGGGTGGCTTTGTCCGCCTGGCGGGATACTGGGTCGATGATGCCCTGGGCTTCGTCGCTGGCTGGAACTTCTTCCTCTACGAGGCTCTGCTTATTCCATTTGAGATTACTGCATTGACCTTTGTCATTTCTTTCTGGAGCACAAATGTCACGAACCCTGGACCTACGGCTGGTATTTGCGCCGCAGTCATTGTGTGCTACGG ACTTCTCAACATCCTCGCTGTTCGCTTCTATGGCGAGGCTGAATTTTGGCTCTCGGGAGGCaaactcatcctcatctttatCCTCTTTGCCTTCACCTTTGTCACCATGTGCGGAGGCAACCCGCAGCATGATGCTT ACGGCTTTAGACATTTCTCAAATCCCGGGTCGTTTGCAACGTATTTAAGTGGAGGCGACAAAGGCCGGTTCGAAGGcttcctcgccgccctcTGGAGCGCTTCCTTCACCGTCGTCGGACCCGAGTATATCTCCATGGTCTCTGCCGAGGCCCAGCGCCCTACCTACTACATCAAGTCGGCCTTCAAGACCGTGTACTACCGattctgcatcttcttcatTGTCGGTGCCTTGGCCATCGGAGTCGTGTGCGCGTACAACGACCCTGCTCTCGTCGAGATCTACTTTGGAAGCGGTGGCTCTGGTAACGCGGCCGCGTCTCCCTATGTCATTGCCATGACCAACCTTGGCGTCAAGGGCCTTCCTCACCTGGTCAACTTCCTGATCCtcacctccatcttctccgccGGAAACACCTACACCTACTGTGCCACTCGAGCCCTCTACTCGCTGGCTCTTGAAGGTCGTGCCCCTCGATTCCTCCGATACTGCAACAAGGCCGGTGTCCCTGTCTACTGCTTCTTCGTCGTCATGTGCTTCCCCTTCCTCTCGTTCCTCCAGGTCGGCAGCGACTCTGCCAAGGTTCTGGGCTGGTTCGTGAGCATCATCACCGGTGGTGGTCTGATCACCTTCGTCATCATGTCCATCACCTACATCAACTACCACAAGGCCTGTGTTGCCCAGGGCGTCGACCGAAAGACGGAGCGACCCTACTATGGATACTTCCAGCCTTACGGAGCCTACATCGCCCTGGTCATCCAGTttgtcatcctcctcacATACGGATACTACGCCTTCCGACCCAAGTTTGACGTCGAGGTCTTTTTCCAGAACTACTCGATGCAGATCCTTGCTGTTCTTCTTTATGCGGGATGGAAGCTCTTTAAGCGCACGCGTTACATCAAGCCCAGCGAGGTTGACCTGGTCTGGGAGCGACCGCAGATTGATGCTTACGAGAACTCCTTTACTGAGCCACCAGTTGGCTTCTGGACCGAGATGATCCAGATTGTGGGTTTCCGAAGGAATAAGAAGACTTCTGAAGCTTGA
- a CDS encoding F-box domain-containing protein, producing MEQQVSPLPNLQPANLASLPIDIHVQILDYFRNDEFVDEDRVQWGNWWGQSPNQTICNLRLTCRRLHDLASPLLFPVVDIELEGKSLRRVEELLSNRHIASGVLGLRVTLEYRPAELAADLAKFVKMKDDALVGILESLGCLDGLAMCFGYGSPDLERASTEQMHNRTAMRRAWDNIIEGKDGDELDEQVLAYQKILLENHKEYARLHEEQLQLIEKGTFVNTLASLLPKGQQPLSLSIRGTRCDDENDYIDNYWDVFEDTHALCDFLTDPHAWASLDHMDGEVSLPQAKIISELPISLHKAGVSLKYFHLSCLPVRSNFSDICPGFDVSPDAAAWHDLQAACQQLKVFELVDVGWEYHKKAQTVYIPSEGRAFIEAYLSAVLSGQYLESVEVDLSGFGLVDRHSGWTEPCHLTGAFASISWPCIKYLDIKGMVFAQEELERFCLGLSPSLGDFFLDMINLSDGSWVRTLDILRENAVANPELLILLGDWRGGELGQKTKVSSDTSSRQWELRDEGLVEKFRQYVQGKEGMENPAKA from the coding sequence ATGGAGCAACAAGTGTCGCCTCTTCCCAACCTACAACCCGCCAACCTGGCCTCCCTCCCCATAGACATTCACGTCCAAATTCTGGATTACTTCCGAAATGATGAGTTTGTAGATGAAGATCGTGTCCAGTGGGGGAACTGGTGGGGTCAAAGTCCCAACCAAACTATTTGCAATTTGCGCTTGACGTGCCGTCGCTTACACGATCTGGCTTCACCACTCCTTTTCCCGGTCGTGGACATTGAGCTTGAAGGAAAATCGCTACGCCGTGTTGAAGAACTGTTGAGCAATCGACACATCGCTAGCGGAGTCCTCGGCCTCCGCGTCACTCTCGAGTATCGCCCCGCAGAGCTCGCGGCCGACTTGGCCAAGTTCGTTAAGATGAAAGATGACGCTTTGGTTGGCATTCTTGAGAGTCTAGGTTGCTTAGATGGGCTAGCTATGTGTTTTGGATACGGCTCGCCTGATTTGGAAAGAGCCTCTACCGAGCAGATGCACAACCGAACGGCCATGAGACGAGCTTGGGATAATATCATCGAAGGgaaagatggcgatgagctgGATGAACAAGTCCTGGCTTATCAGAAGATTTTACTCGAAAACCACAAAGAATACGCCAGACTGCATGAGGAGCAGCTTCAACTGATCGAGAAGGGGACGTTTGTCAACACCCTTGCATCCTTACTGCCCAAAGGCCAGCAGCCGCTCTCCCTGAGTATCCGGGGTACCAGATGCGACGATGAGAATGATTACATTGACAATTACTGGGATGTCTTCGAGGACACACATGCACTTTGCGATTTTCTGACAGATCCACACGCCTGGGCGTCGCTGGATCATATGGACGGCGAGGTCAGCCTCCCGCAGGCCAAGATCATCTCCGAACTCCCCATCTCCTTGCACAAAGCAGGTGTATCACTCAAGTACTTTCATCTCTCCTGCCTCCCGGTCCGGAGCAACTTTTCAGACATCTGTCCTGGCTTTGACGTCTCACCAGATGCTGCTGCGTGGCATGACCTACAGGCGGCGTGCCAGCAGTTGAAGGTGTTTGAGCTCGTGGACGTGGGGTGGGAGTACCACAAGAAAGCCCAGACGGTTTATATACCATCTGAAGGCAGAGCTTTTATCGAGGCCTACCTCAGCGCCGTTCTCTCCGGCCAATACCTCGAAAGCGTCGAGGTTGACCTGAGCGGCTTCGGTCTGGTAGACAGGCATAGCGGATGGACAGAGCCCTGTCACCTAACTGGCGCCTTTGCATCAATCAGCTGGCCGTGTATCAAGTACCTTGACATCAAAGGTATGGTATTCGCtcaggaggagctcgagcgTTTCTGCCTCGGTCTAAGCCCGTCATTGGGTGACTTTTTCCTAGATATGATCAACCTGTCTGACGGAAGCTGGGTTCGCACGCTAGACATACTCCGTGAAAATGCCGTCGCCAACCCCGAGCTTCTGATTCTGCTGGGAGactggaggggaggggagctcGGCCAGAAGACCAAAGTATCCAGTGACACTAGCTCACGGCAGTGGGAACTGAGAGATGAAGGGCTGGTTGAGAAGTTTAGACAATATGtgcaaggaaaagaagggatGGAAAACCCAGCGAAGGCTTGA